In Haloarcula halophila, a single window of DNA contains:
- a CDS encoding PAS domain S-box protein: MVPTYRDTLREHKKEAHPTFTPVLLIQQEGSRGTVPLPSEQNGDGPPLVDEVVSAPVDRTTLFRRVGNLLARREQSVELSTRYEDVQIRFQRLFDSTNDAIFVVAPSGDEITECNPAACDLVGYSRDELLSVSPTQTIHADDRERFRSFLQQVQEAGQGSTDDLTCQTKERETRQLEVSAATLEDSDQSPIILSARDVTDRKTYARELELKSQAMDKAPVGITITDPNREDNPMIYVNEGFEALTGYSESESLGRNCRFLQGEATREELVAEMRKAVEKDEPVSVELRNYRKDGSQFWNRVSIAPVRDDAGTVENYVGFQENVSERREREMDLQLFKKAVENAGHAVFITDREGTIEYVNPKFEARTGYTREEAVGKTPRILKSGKQDAAFYDRMWQTILSGEQWNANLINQRKNGELYHVDQTISPIASGDGEITHFVTIESDVTNRRLRKQQLDVLNRVLRHNLKNGTTVIQGRAELLRKSLGDDEHRANVRAIEERADALATLGDKAGTVRSLFENEVSAETATNVTELVSDVVTTVSEEYSTASFDVDDSDPLYVRADSRLKVAVKELLDNAVVHNDQPKPEVTVTTRPSREKQSEQWIDIEIVDNGPGIPDQELETIKQGEETPLQHGTGLGLWIVYWTVSLYGGEVTFVDNSPRGTGVVLNLPRMSADSSVRGTPVEHH, translated from the coding sequence GAGGGGAACGGTCCCGTTGCCGTCCGAGCAGAACGGCGACGGGCCACCGCTCGTCGACGAGGTCGTGTCAGCACCTGTCGACCGGACGACCCTGTTTCGTCGTGTGGGGAATTTGTTAGCCAGGCGTGAGCAGTCGGTGGAGTTGTCCACGCGCTACGAGGACGTGCAGATTCGATTTCAGCGGCTGTTCGATTCGACGAACGACGCGATCTTCGTTGTTGCTCCATCTGGCGACGAGATCACCGAGTGCAACCCCGCGGCGTGTGACCTCGTGGGATACTCACGTGACGAATTGCTCTCCGTCTCGCCGACACAGACAATCCACGCCGACGATCGCGAGCGGTTCCGGTCTTTCCTCCAGCAGGTACAGGAGGCGGGACAGGGATCGACCGACGACCTCACGTGTCAGACGAAGGAAAGAGAAACGCGACAGTTGGAGGTGTCGGCTGCGACGCTTGAGGATTCCGACCAGTCACCGATAATCCTCTCTGCACGCGACGTGACAGACCGGAAAACGTACGCCCGCGAGCTCGAACTGAAATCTCAGGCGATGGACAAAGCGCCCGTCGGGATCACCATCACCGATCCCAACCGAGAGGACAATCCGATGATCTACGTAAACGAGGGATTCGAAGCGCTGACTGGGTATTCTGAGTCGGAATCGCTCGGCCGCAACTGTCGGTTCCTCCAAGGTGAGGCAACTCGGGAAGAACTAGTCGCCGAAATGCGGAAGGCAGTTGAGAAGGACGAGCCGGTGTCCGTGGAACTCCGGAACTACCGGAAGGACGGCAGTCAGTTCTGGAACCGCGTCAGTATCGCGCCGGTGAGAGACGACGCCGGAACCGTCGAGAATTACGTCGGGTTCCAGGAGAACGTTTCCGAGCGCAGAGAGCGCGAAATGGACTTACAGCTGTTCAAAAAAGCCGTCGAGAACGCAGGACATGCGGTCTTCATCACTGACAGGGAGGGCACTATCGAGTACGTGAATCCGAAATTCGAAGCCCGAACCGGCTATACTCGTGAGGAAGCTGTCGGTAAAACCCCCCGCATCCTCAAGTCGGGCAAACAGGACGCGGCGTTCTACGACCGGATGTGGCAGACGATCCTTTCTGGCGAGCAGTGGAATGCAAATCTCATCAATCAGCGCAAAAACGGCGAGCTGTACCACGTCGACCAGACGATCTCGCCCATCGCGAGCGGCGACGGAGAGATTACGCACTTCGTCACGATCGAGTCCGACGTAACGAATCGTCGGTTGCGCAAACAGCAACTCGACGTTCTCAATCGCGTCTTGCGCCACAATCTCAAGAACGGAACGACTGTTATTCAGGGCCGGGCAGAACTACTCCGTAAATCGCTGGGCGATGACGAACATCGGGCGAACGTCCGGGCGATCGAAGAACGGGCAGACGCTCTGGCGACGCTGGGTGACAAAGCCGGAACTGTGCGCTCGCTGTTCGAAAACGAAGTGTCCGCTGAGACCGCTACCAACGTAACGGAGTTAGTTAGCGATGTCGTTACCACCGTTTCTGAGGAGTATTCGACCGCTTCATTCGATGTCGACGATTCTGACCCACTCTACGTTCGAGCGGATAGCCGGTTGAAGGTGGCAGTGAAGGAACTGCTGGATAATGCTGTCGTCCACAACGACCAACCCAAACCCGAGGTGACGGTCACCACCAGACCGTCCAGAGAAAAGCAATCTGAACAGTGGATCGACATCGAAATTGTGGATAACGGACCGGGCATCCCAGACCAAGAACTGGAGACGATCAAACAGGGCGAGGAAACGCCGCTCCAGCACGGCACCGGACTCGGGCTCTGGATCGTCTACTGGACTGTCTCGCTGTACGGTGGCGAAGTCACATTCGTGGATAACTCACCGCGTGGAACAGGCGTCGTATTGAACCTTCCTCGGATGTCCGCAGACTCATCCGTTCGGGGAACGCCCGTCGAACACCACTGA